From the genome of Falco cherrug isolate bFalChe1 chromosome 10, bFalChe1.pri, whole genome shotgun sequence:
CTTTGCCCACAATAACTAGCTATCCAGCAGGGCCAGAAAGTCCAGGCAGAGCCCTGACCCTGAACTCCTTATGCCTCCTGGCAGAGAGGCATTGCTACACCTCTAGGCTTTGCTCATTTCGCCTGGTTTCTtccaaaaaagcccaaactcAGGAGCCCGTACTTGGTGCAAGGTGAAAGCATTGCTTTTGAACGCATAGGCCAACTTCAGCAAGTGCAACAAAGGTAATTACGTTTTGTGAGACTCGGAGGCCGTGGAAAGGAGACAACTAGAAGTGCCCTGGTCAGGGCAGATGCTGCAATACCAACTCGCCCCCACCGCGTCCCAGAGAACCCGCGCTGGAGACAGCCTTTAGAAATGCTTCGGCAGGGCAGCTGCACTCAGCTTTCCTCTTCTGATGCCAGAAACAAGCAGCCACCAGACAAATGCAGATAAACCACCTCGATGATAGGTCTGTTTCCAGAGCTCCCTGGGTGTTTTCCAACTACATGCATTAGCTGTTTTAAAGGTCACACTTAAGATTTCTGTATACGCTCCCCGATTCTCTGGACACCATCTGGCATATTGCAAATTCAAGTTTGCAgtcaaaaaaattcttcattccTATTATCCCTTTAAGTGTTTTAATATtccattatttcctttcttctccactgTCTAGAACAACAGACTTCTAAATACAGGCAATTAAATAAGAGGGAGGTGGCATTTAGAGTTAATCTAATCTACATTTAATTCCAGCGTGTTCCTCTGTTTTATTGAGAAAGAGGCCATACAACAGGTTGAAATGCAATGTGTGTCAGACATGCTAtgcttcacagcagcagaatgTTGGTTTTGGCAGTCCCTGGCAGATGTCTTCTAGGTAACTTGGTAGGACCCTGTCTATTGTTATATTGTGAATTCTGCAGGCAAACTTTCAAAGGCGTTGCATTTCCTCATCTAACGTACTCGCTGCTAGCTATTGCAACACTATACCATGAAATGCAATAGATTTGCCACCATTTGCAgcctcaaaagcaaaacaagtgaGGCCACTTCTAGGAGGCTGGGTTTAGCCCAAAGAGAACCAATGGGTTGGAGGTAGAAACAACCAAGTGAATGTTTGCTGCTGGTCACCTCCAACACAAGAGCCAGAAGGGAAGAAATCCTAAGTGCTTCGGACTTGCACATCAAGCCACCGCTACAGAAAAGCCCTTTAGCAGACTGCATGGCAACCTACTTTCCACAGTCCCACTGCACCCCCTCTTCAATGTTCACAAGTAGCTAGATGCAAAATGGAACCAGCAAAGCTGCCAAATCTTTACAACTGGGTTTCAAAACTCAAGCCAGAAAACACACCTTGACTTTCAGAGGCCAGGCCCCAGcccagtatttttaattttttaatgtacaaGGCAAAAACCGTTGGGGATGCAAATAAAAACCTACTTGACATTTCTCCTGCTGGCACTGCACTTTGAGCACCATTGCAACAgaacaaggggcaatggttttaatCTGAAAGAGGGTAGGATCCAAACTAGATACAGGGAAGAAATTTCTTataatgagggtggtgaaacaccggcacaggttgcccagagggaTGGCAGATGCCCTGCCCCTGGAAACATTTGAgaccaggttggatggggctctgagcaacctgatgtgGTTGAAGACGTCCCTGCTTAATGCAGTGCAgatggactagatgaccttgaaatgtcccctccaacccaacccattctataGTAAGCATTAAGATCTCTACCTTGTGTGCAAAAATGCAGAGGCAAGACTCGCGCTGGTGCTCAGCCTTACACTGAAAAGCTCAGTTTATGCTGAGAAAGTAATTCACAGCTGGAAGTACAGTAACtcaaataagaacaaaaaagacAGGCTGTGCCAGTATCTGAAGAGGAGACCTGGATGAAAACATACCAAGGCTGTGGGAACTGCAATGAGCTTCTGAGGAGTACTCACCATCCTGTAAGAACCTGTCAAGCAGCCACAAAGATTTTTATGGTGGTGGTTTCTCTTAGCCATGATGTAGTTGTAATATTCTCACTCGTCCGTGAGAAACTCCCTAAGACTCTTGTAGAGTTGTAACCCAATTCCACTCTTGTAATTATATCATACTCTCTTAAATTATCCCCcaagaattttgtttttaataaatcaatCTTAGAAAGTATCTGGTTTTAGAAAACTCTTTCAGAGTTTTGTTTAAGTAAtgcctccttctcctcccttcccttcctacTCCCTCCAAGAAATCAGTACAGGAATCTAATGTCTCTTCAAATACAAGACTAAAACCCAATGCAACTTCACAAGCTTCCATTCCACTCCATGGAATCTGGTGTCCAGCTTTGGTCTATGAAGAGATCCACAGAGACCAAAAGAAACAAGGCCACAGTTAGTGCAAAGCTCATCCAAAAAATTCCCTATTTCCAGGATAAGCAATTACAAGTCTGAGGATCATAGTTTGTCTTCGCAGAAATGGCTCAGAGaactttaaatatatatatacatatacacactgCAGAGCACTAGCAGAACAGCTGCAACACCAGCCCTTTTGCAGGAAGGCACTTCCTACAGACAGGAGGGATAAATGACAAGAGCGAGCACTATTGTCTTGATTCACCCTATCAAAATGCAAGCATTTATTCAAGATGCCTAAACGAGGAGAAAAAGTAGTGAACTGAACCCGAGGCAACACCCACCTCCTTACCTGGGAGACAGCAGGGAGTGGAGGAGATGGCCCTTATCTCAGTATCTGGACTAGGGCTCGGAGACCACATGGGTAGGGCTGTGGTTAGTGACTCCCCTGCAATTAGGGTGAAACCCGAGATCCCTACGGAAAGATAAGTCTCTGGACTTTGTGGTTGTACAGCAGCACCAGCCCGACACTGGCTCAGAACAGTCCCGAGCATCTCGATGGGCTGCCACTGCCCAGCTACGGGGATGTTCCCAGCACCTTGCTGCACAGATACTGCATGCgggcagctgctggaagatgGCAGAAATCAAGGTTCAGTTCCCTTCTGCTGAcgagaaacaaattaaaaataaccttaaaaTACAGTACAATTCAGTCCCTCAAGCTCACTAAGCAGCGGATGGGTTTGCATACCTGGGAGGCTGGCAGCATGCTGCTCTGCAATTACAGAAGCAGCACCCTGGAAGATGATCAGCATCTTCTGTGATACGTCCATCCTTCCACTGAGGTCTTCAAAGCCCGCATACTTGGAATCCCAAAGTACAGCTAATTTGCTTAAGACCCAAAAGCCCACTTTTCCACTTCTGAACTGGCAGGGAcaggaatgaaaacagaaatgcaacaaGATATGCCCTTCCAGGGCCCCATTTATTAAGtgaatacaaaaataagatCATTTCAGTGCAGAGGCACAGTAATCCGCTCCATGGTGAAAAGATATCTTGGGTTAGCAGTAAACAGAGTTTACAATGCCTTGTAAACAGACCTCTTTACAAGCAAGAAGCATACTGAAACATGACACATGTTGGATTAAAAGTTCCCCGTTGCACCACTACTCCACACTTCTCATCTGGTGATTTCAGAGCACTTCGCAAAAGGTAAGAGCATCcttcattctgttttcagagGAGCACACGTGAAACGAATGAGACACGTGGAATTTGCACTGTAAACTGTTGAAAGCGCCACAGCATTTTCTGAGGATGATGGCTTACCCCTTGTTAGGTTtgttttgcaatgaaaaataatggcCAAAGCTATAGTGCATTatggaagtttttaaaaatgacttttttttttacagcaacCTGTTGTATGGTTgaataaaaattactcttttttgtttcttaatacAGTACATGGCATTTCTCCTCAATTGCACTAGAAGCTAATTTGGAAGCACTTTCAATTTGTGTTATAGgcaaacaggaaagaaaaacaagtcagGCAGGCTTTCCATCTCCTTTCCATCTCTCTGCCCACTGTTTCATCCCCACCCTTTCACATCTCCGAGTCCACATACATTCCATTGATCAGGTAATCCACTTGTGTGTAATCCTTCTTCTTGTAGCTCTCATAGGCCTGCATAAGGAAAAGAACTATAACAGTTATGAAAAAACACGTACCAACTAAAAGCACTGCAAGAAGCGAACTTTTATCCACTAAGTACTGAGTCAGCGGCTCAGCAGCAATGAGAAGATACTCATTGTCTGTGTCCTGAGTTTCCACAAGGCTCGAAGCTGTTGTTTTGGGTGTATGTGCTGGAGCTATGGTTGTTGAAAAAACGTGAGATGCTGTCTTTATCTCATGTCCAGTCGTAGTTCCTGCTGTAGTGGCAGTAGTTATAACTGTGGTACCTCCTGTAGAGCCCAGAAGAGAAGTTGGTTTACTTAAGGATGTACTTGCTTCTGGCTCTGGATGGGGCAACGTAACGGCTGGCAGTGAATTCACAGAGTGAGAACTCTCTGAGGGGGTGAGTGTCGTGGCACGTGTGGAAGCAGTGGCACGTGTGGAAGCAGTGGCACGTGTGGAAGCAGTGGCACGTGTGGAAGCAGTGGCACGTGTGGAAGCAGTGGCACGTGTGGAAGCAGTGGAAGACGTTCCTGCATCCTGCAGGATGAGGGTGGTCAGTGTGCTTGGTGTCTTCAGGCCAGCTCCAGCAGTGGTGGGGCTACTAGAGCGGAGAgtgctggtggtggctgggTTAACCTGCGTGCTTTGAGGTGTCTGAGTACCTGCTTCAGGAATGGCACCGAGGGGAGCAGAAGAAGTGGGGGACAATACTGAGACAGAGTTActatttcctgatttttcagtgGTGGTCATAAGCTTGGTGACAGGGCTGGAAGTGGAAGCAGGGATGTTACCAGAAGTGGGAGAAGAGGCAGTAGATGACACAGCTTCAGCAAGGAGACCAGAACCTCCAGGGCCATCGGAGGCTTTGGCAGTTGTTTCATAAGCTGTAGTGAGGACAGATGCATTTGTAACGTTTGTTGTTacagctgtggtggtggtggaggtcACTGTGGTGGTGACAGCGTTGcttgttgttggttttcttgTATTCGTTCCTGCAGCTTCACCCTCAATCCCAAGCAAATGCCTCAAGTGAACCTTGGGAGTCCAAGCAGTTGAGGAAAACGCATTTTCCACGTTGTGTTGGTCAACTCGTGCATTCACTGTCCTCTCCTTTTCCAGTGGAGAGTTTTGGTGGTGGTACAGGACTGTTTCCCTTTTCCCATCAACCATTTCttcaaaaagacaaaaccaatgAGTTTCATAGGAATAAAACTCTCAAGCTCAAATCTGACCTTATACCCCCAACAAGCAAACCAGAACATGTATTCTGCAGTATGTGCAGAACAACTGGAATACATCAGTCCTGAAATCAGCAAGAACATGAAAACTCAGGCCTCTGCTTTTATTACACATAATCcttctagggtttttttgtgtgagtttttgggggggttgtgggggttttttggtaggtttggggtttttttgtttgggttttttttgggtttttttgctacagACCTCTGGCATTTGCCCAACCAGGGAATTAATTCCAGAAAGTGGGGGTGAGGGTGGACAATGAAGTATAGATCTACAACCCAGAAGCACATCATCAACAGAAACAGCGTTATGAATGCCAGCTCCTGAGAAGGCTCATGCTTTCAAAGTCACATAGCATTGACAAAGCCCTTGTGCTCACATTCAATATTTTCACTTCTCAAAACTGAGTGGATATTTCCACTTACACCTTCATACTTTGGGAGACTCTCCTTCACCACTAGTGATCTACATTTATAGTGATATAAATCCCACCTGCTTGTCAAAGGCCTGGTTGCTACGTTGCAGAGAAACCTTTGCCAAACCAAAAGAACCAtgaacaaacttttttttttaacttgggtACAACAAACTCTTGAAACATGCTTTAGAAGATTGATTCCCAAATTACTAGCAAGCTCTGTTTTGTTATCGTGTCACTTAATTAAGATTGAAGACCCTGGCACTAGAAAGTCACCATGAGCAATTGCTGCTATGGCTGCTCGGATTATAGAAGCAGCCGGCTGCCTCTGGCACAAAATCCTGGcaatctcaaaaaaacccaatgccaagacattttcctttctcttaaaaaacataaatacatcTGTTACGCCTTTATTTTCCAAAGGACAGCGTGTGGAGTGAAAATGGCTTGAATGAATGATGTCTCCAGCATGGAGACAAACCGTTAGTAAAAGCTGGAGAAGTTACTCAAAGACAAATCACGCACATGTAAGTGCCAGAGCCCTTAGGAGGGCTAGGGAAAGAGTATTTTCCAGTGAACTGACTTCACCTACAGAACCATCCTGCAGGCATTTCACAAGCCATCTCCCTCAGCTGAAAGCCAGTCAAGGTCTAAGGGTAGGCGTTTAAAGCAAAGGGACCAGGATCCTGGATTTAACAGGAGCCCGAAGCACAGCATTACCTCCAAGCAGATCTTTGATGCCTTGTTCTCCAGCATCCTGGCACACGCTCAGCTGGTGACACTGCAGGAGGATGCAGTGATTCTGGTAGAGCACAGACCAGTTACACTGGTGGTCacctgaaaacagcagaaaaaacaggttGTTGCACACAGGATACCAAACACTGCTTCATGGCTGCAATTAAagaattttttgaaaaagcGACAGCTGGAAGGTCTAGCCTTAACAGATCCTGACTCAGCCTTAGTGAAAATAACTGGGAAGCCACTGAAATCAAATGTagcagctgcagcccacctACCTGCTTGTCTTCCAGTACCAACATCTAACAACAGGGATTCACTCACCCAGACAGGGACAAAGAGAGCATACTACAGTTTGGACCCATCAAAATGCTAGCATTTGTCTAGATGTCTTAACGAGGGGGGAAGAAACCCAAACAGGTAAGCTGAAACTGAGAAGACACCCATCTCATCCCCGACGGGAGACAGCTCTCACCTCAGTGCTTGGAGTTACATAGAAATTTATTCATTTGCTGAACAACGACACCATTAGCCACAGGAGCCATCACAGAAACTGTCTTTTAGTAAGTCAAATCCCAATGTAAGTAAATGAATTCATCACAGCAGGGAACTCTCTCTCCCGGCAGCCCTTCAAGCTcactaactttttttctggGCATGCTACAGACACAAAGCCAAGCTCTGAGGGAAGGAATGAACCTCCTCTAACCAGTTCTGAGGAGACACCTCAATCACTGCgtccagttttgggctccccagcacacaAGGGCAGTACTGACATACTGGAGCACATTTCAAGATGCTACTAGAATTCTGAGGGGCTGAAACACATGATTTACAGTAAAGCCCAACTCAacaacaaggggaaaaaaaatagttcccACCACAAGGGCACTCAGACACTGGGCTGGGGACCACAGAGGTGGTACAATCTCCATCAGATCTTGAACAGCCAAGATCTAAGTCAGGTTTGGGGCAGAGATCCTGCCCAAATTATGCTATGATTTTATGTCGTATCACAGTAGCACGCAATTGATTTCTGGGGCACGTGCTGTTGACAAAAACCACAGATGATAACACAGTGCTCAGCCTGGGGTGAAGCAGATATGTGCCCAACTGACCACCTATCAGTGGATTAAAGGGAACTCAAGTGTATGGtaggagaaattaatttctgtgtttcatcaGAAGTGTGAGAAAGGGCAAAGAACATGCCAATGTGGTACATATGGGTATATTTAAAGCTCTTAACTACAAAGAGAGTTACCCTGACTGAGGATTAAGGCTATGGGAAGCTtgaacttttcattaaaaaaacatttgcattacCAGAGTTATTAAAAGGGCTTGTGGAAAATTTAAGAACTTGGAGAAATCGCTGTACCAACAACTGCAGTCTGCTTTGACAGCCCTAAGGAAACTAGCAAAGGTGGACTTTTTCTGACTTTGATAAAATGTTAGGAAAGCGACTGAAACCAttcaaagactttaaaaaaaaaaaggtcattaaaaagcaataaaattaaaagcttcagCTCTCACAGAGCGCTGGAATTACAGCAGCAGCCcttcaagaaattaaaatccaCTCCTCAGAAATGAAAACGTGTTTGGATGTGTCCCAATTCCCAACCTCACCCCGCATCCCTCACTGGGTAAGCCACGCTATTAGAAAAACACAGACCATCTACTACTGTAAATTGTGCTATTTATCACTTCttgagaaggggaaaacaaaaaaccagccGCATCTCTTGCACTGGCTACATGCCTAAGTTAGCCAGTTCAGAAAGGTCAAGAGACTAAAAAAAATGGGGTCAGCATGGGTAAAGCACCCTGGTTTCTGCTGCCATCAGGATGGCATCCAGCGGCTCATGACTTCCCTGTTGCTCCCCAGGACAACCAGATAACCTCTGTTGAGCTGAGCTGGTGAGGATGCCCCTTGATGCAACTCCAGATTAAGGCTCCAGCTGATGCGTCCAATGCAAGATTCATGCAACCAGTGGTCCCTTTGTGCTCACTTCCAAttaggagacagaaaaaaaaaaagaaaagaaaaaaggacaaaaaaatagaaagcaggAGGACAACAGAAGCTCTTCAGAggtattttgaaaggaaacctCTGGAAGTGACAGCTGACAGCACCTTTTCTACCCTAACAAGATACCGGGAGGTTAAGATGACGTGCACAGTGCTTAGAGATTTTCAGGTGGAATAAACACGCAACACTACAGACCCTTAGCGTCAGCGTAGTCAGTGTGAATGTGCCATCTCTTTAGGATTTGCCACcttaaaaagcagaagctgaagtttTCACAGCTCTGGTGCCTGGGAAACAAATCCACTCATATTTTACCTCCTAAATAAAATGCTGAGTTTAtaaaggtgctttttttccccactatgAAGGGATGTctcatgtttaaaataaaaggtttgaAATGActgggcattaaaaaaaaaggcatctttatGATGTTCCTATCAATCTGACTGTCAGACATTCATCCACCTGAGCCAAGGTCTCATCACCACCACGGCATCACCAGTTGTTTGTAGGTGCTACAAGCTTTCACATGTGGCTAGATAAGATAGGCTCTTTCATAAGGACAACTGTGAAAGACTCATTTAGAAGTTTAATGGTTTTTAAAGACATCTCAGAGGTAGACAGCAAAAGCCTTCCATCTCCCCAGACTTGTTAAACCCTGTGCTTATTTGTAGGACACAACTGGTTTCTTCTAAGGCAGAAAAAACCTACACAAATACCAGTGAGCAAAGACTACTCATTCCAGTACAGCTGTCTACAACAGCACTATTCACTTGCAAACATCTGGCAGCATGGAATAATCATTCTTCAAGTCAAGGGACCTAACACCGGTTGCACACTACCAGTGCACACCAAGCGCACAGGCACGCTGTTCCTTACAGAAGCTAGAAGGCCCCTGGGAAACAGTGATTCTGGATTCAATTTAACCAATAAAAGCTGCCAGAAGTTATTTAGCACCACAGGACTGCAGAGAAGCCATAACTGTAATTGTCTGTAAAGAATTGGAGTTAAGAAAGATAGTTGTCAGGGGAGCAGAGGAGACCTTTAAGGAACAGAAAATCCAGCTGTAATTCCAGCCAAGGGACAAGAATCTCACCTGAAGCACCTGGGCTTTGACAAGCCTGCCTGCACTGCTTCTCCGTTGTAAGCCTGCTTATTCGCACTACGTGgacttttctccctttcaggACAGAAAGCCTCTGTTCACATATACAGAAGGAAATCAACAGGAAGAATACAAGAGCAGTCCACATCTTCAGGGTTGGTCTTGCAGGGAGGCTTCTCTTCCCAGGAGCAATTCTTTCTTATATCACTTCCAGATCCACTGCAAtatacctattaaaaaaaaaatcaatttatatCTAGAGAATGTTCTACTAAACAGACTCCcatcagcagaaataaaaaaaaaaaaagtacaaaaggcAGGCCAGTATCACTACACACATCATACAGGCAATGACGTAAAGGCAGGAAGAGAGAAGACCATTCCCAAATTCATGGAGAGGCTCTTTCCTTGGAAAGCGTACTTTGCTCTTCTTCCCTTAGGTCCCAGTGGAGAACAGCTCAAGTCAAAAGCACCATGTACAACACCAGACTCAAAGCCCACAGGTGTACAGCACCACAGACGCGACTTCATTTTAGTTTACTTATTTTAAAGCCCTGATTGCCCCCCACAAAACAATAAACAGGCAATGTCTTTCTTCATTACCAATGCACACTAACACTGTCCCAGTGGATGGCCTCTCATGCTTTAAGTCACTGGAGCAGCTTCTATTGACTTCAGAGCAGGTCACCAGCTCTGGTGATCTGGATTTACCCTCGTTTCCAAGACTTTCTAAAGCTTTGTATCAGCTTCCAAACAGCTCAGCCCAGACCAGACCAATTTTAAGTCTTCCCTAAGTAGTTTTCAAGGGCAACCCTCTTCCTCACCACCGAAGCAAGCTTTAGTCCTCAACCTGCAGTTACGAACAGAAATGTCATGGCCTTCAAAGAGCGTTGAGATTCAGCTTCACATGATCTCTCAGAGGTGTACACGATGACTGCAGTTGAAGATGCAAAGGAGTTCACAACACAGCATGAGCAGCATGTGTAAGTGGTATAAATAGCATAGTGAAAAACATCCACAGCCATCAGTGACACACTTAAGACTGCAATTTAGCCACCCACGCAAGAAGTTTTGCCCTGGGCTCTCAACTCCAGCCCCAATCATGCTTGTGAATTTAAGAATCTAAGAAAAAGCCTTTCCctccacctccaggaaagcccAAGATAATGTTTATTAGTTTTGACTCCCAGACTGCAACATTTTGATGCTTCATACTTTCTGTTTccaactttttcttcttgttctatGTCCTAAAGCCCCAAACTATGTAATAGATTTTTAGCCTCAAAACCACCCTACCTGGAAAAGGGTGAAATATAAACAGCTACCCAAAGCTTTGGAGAGGGCACACAACACACAGGTCCACATCGGAATACCGAAGAGTCAAAGATGGGGACAAAGCCTGATACTAAAAGGCAGTGCCCCAAATTCAGCATCCCTTGTCACCCTGCAAGTTGCCTAAGGAACTCAAAgcctccttcctgctcttttatttattctagTAAAAAGAGTTGGTTTGCCTGTTGAAAACAGATGGAGCATTTATACATCATCTGCTTTCCCAGAGAGCCGGGGAGCCCAAAAGGACCAGACCGTACCTTCCCCACTAACCTTAGCTCATGCATCCCTCTGCAGCCTTCTCCCTGGAGTAAGCGTGCACGGCATCACACTAATTCTGTGCAAGTAGGTTTCTCACTGCAGCCAAAACTTCATGCCTGGCTCATCCCACCTGGCAGCTGGATATATTTCTACATGTGACCTGACAGCAGAAGTCTTGGTGGGGAAAGGCAGCTCACCAGCCCCATCTAGTCCTGTGTACCAGAGACTGCGCCAGCGTCCTGGGGTCTCTCATTTCGGGGTCTCTCTCCCATTTCTCAGGGCACAGGCACAGCGCAGACCGACTTTACTGGTTCTTTCCCAccacctgccctccccagcccacctcagaGCGAGCTGAAAGAACCAGTGCAGGAGAGGAGGGCGACGCACAACCACAGCCCCCGCCATGCGGTACACAAGCATTAGATGCTTAGGAAAGCAGCCCCATGTTTTCGGCAGGGATTTGTGTTATTCAGCCCAGAACTTCAACACTTTTCCCTCTGTTCTGAATTGCAAGGCGCTTCCACAAGTGTGCCTCAGCCTTTAGCATGCTTCTACTGTCACTCTTCGCATATGTTGTAATCTAATTATTGAAAACTCCAGTTGACAAGACGGCaagcaagggggaaagcaaGCGAAGATGTGAAATACTCTGTCCACACTAGATTTTCCTAGAGCGGACAGATCACCTTTGCTCACAGACAGCAAGAGTTTGCTTTAAACTCCAAACCTTCAACTTCAAGCAAGTGATTTGTGTTCCCTCGCAGACACTACAGGTACCTCACCAAGACACTCAGAACACCCTTTGTCAAACTGCATTCCCACCACGATATGCAGAAATAAGGGCACTTTTGTAAAATTCACAGGCAGAGATTCAGTAAGTGGTATCTAacccacagaaaagaaaaaaaaaaaaaacatcatgaAGGGtagattttctattttaaagagAGTCTGGCTGCTTATGTTTGCTGTCCCTTTTCAAGGTAAAAGGCTTACAAGAAGCGATATTTTATAGCTCAAGAAGCGACCCTGCGAATAAATTGGCTGTGCAATAATGTATgcatttactgttttaaaggaaatggtgaaaaataacagcaacaagTACAAATGCAGAGCACACTTATTATAGGGGTGGGGTCTTCCTACCTTTACACACAGGTAAAGGTACACATCCTACCTTCCTAGTTATACTAACCAACCCTCAAAGAATAAACACCTTCCACCGCATTTTGGAAATGCGGATATAGCAGCGTTATATCTGTGAATAAATACCATTATTATAGTTAAAATCTCAGTCTTTTAGgacaaacaaaataatcttaatTAATCTCAGCTGACCCAAGAACTGCATACACTTGTCAGGTCAGGTGTTGATCACGCTCTGTGCCTAGAAGGTGCTGCACTAGCATAGCCATCTGTCCCCTATGCATTTGTATCCCCAGCCACATTAACCCACCAGAAGTCCTTCCCATCACAGCTGAATTTGGTCCTACTTGACTgccacagaggaaaataaaagcccaGTAAATGTCCCTCACCTCTTCCAAAGCACTGAGCAGCCTTTCTGGATCAGGCCAGCACCAGTTAAGGTGGACATGCCGAGCTCAGACGCGAGAGGTCTGTCTCCTTTCCCTCTCACTAAACACGGTCTCCTCAGGGGCCAACCGATAATCCTTCCCCCAAGGCGCTCAATACAAACTTACAaggttaaaatacatttaagtgTTCTTTAGCCAATTATAAAAATCCTTTTACAAATTGAGCGAGACCACGAAGCAGACAGATGCGATACACAGGCTGTCAGTGCAGCAGACAAGCAAACAGCTCATTTCCACGTCCAGTGAGGTGATAACCAGATGCAGTTGTGCCTTAATGCAGTCCAGATGATGCCCGAGATGATGTATTAAATATTAGAAGCTCCAGCCAAGTGGTTGGGGGTGTTCTGCCTCTTCCACCTTAGCACTATTCCATACATCCAGAACAAGAGTTGCAATTACTTGCGGGTCACTTTTCCCTACTTAACAACTGCCTTCCATAATTACAAGCTATAAGCTTTATTTCTGCCTTCCTATCACACTTCCAGCCAGTCCCATACGGCTCCATTTGTACTCAGAGACCCCACTGAGCCCCCACCCCACACGCCTACATCCCAGAAAAGCACCAGCTAAAGCTGCTTCTCCAGATCGTGTTGCTCCCCAGAAGGAACCATCCTCTGGCTGTTGGAGACAACACAAAGGAAGAGATGAACACTACTGTTCCCATCAGAATTAATTTTGAGAAATCAGGGCAAAATTCACTCTTTGAGCACTACCTTCTCCATCTGTAGATATccccaaagaaattaaaagtccaaccaaaccacaaaagaTAGCAACAAATAAAATCTGAGAAAGGATTACACTCTGAAAAGTG
Proteins encoded in this window:
- the C10H11orf24 gene encoding uncharacterized protein C11orf24 homolog — its product is MWTALVFFLLISFCICEQRLSVLKGRKVHVVRISRLTTEKQCRQACQSPGASGDHQCNWSVLYQNHCILLQCHQLSVCQDAGEQGIKDLLGEMVDGKRETVLYHHQNSPLEKERTVNARVDQHNVENAFSSTAWTPKVHLRHLLGIEGEAAGTNTRKPTTSNAVTTTVTSTTTTAVTTNVTNASVLTTAYETTAKASDGPGGSGLLAEAVSSTASSPTSGNIPASTSSPVTKLMTTTEKSGNSNSVSVLSPTSSAPLGAIPEAGTQTPQSTQVNPATTSTLRSSSPTTAGAGLKTPSTLTTLILQDAGTSSTASTRATASTRATASTRATASTRATASTRATASTRATTLTPSESSHSVNSLPAVTLPHPEPEASTSLSKPTSLLGSTGGTTVITTATTAGTTTGHEIKTASHVFSTTIAPAHTPKTTASSLVETQDTDNEYLLIAAEPLTQYLVDKSSLLAVLLVGTCFFITVIVLFLMQAYESYKKKDYTQVDYLINGMYVDSEM